The nucleotide window TCACCACCCACCGGGAAATGCTCCGCTACCTCCAGACCCTGGCGGCCGCCAGCGATAAGGTTATTATGCGGACCTATGGCCGGAGCTACCAGGGTAGAGACCTGGTAACCGTGGTTATATCCAGTCTGGAACATATGGCTAGGCTGGATCAAATCGTGGCTGATTTGCAAGTCCTGACTGATCCCCGGCGGTCCGCTGAACGCGATAGGATTCTGGAGCAGACGCCTGCCGTAGTTTATCTGGCTTACAGTGTGCACGGCGACGAGCACTCCACCACCGAGGCGGCCCTGCTGACGGCCTACCACCTGGCTTCCGATCTCTCCGAGCAGACGCGGAAAGTACTGGACAACACGGTGGTGGTCATTGACCCCCTGCAGAATCCCGACGGCCGCATGCGCTTTATCAGCTTCTGGGAGAACACCCAGGCCTTACCCTCCAATCCCGATCCCAATGCCGTGGAGCACAACCAGGGGTGGATCAGCGGCCGCACCAACCATTACCTGTTTGATCTGAATCGTGACTGGTTCCCGCTAACCCAGCGGGAGAGTCAGGATAAAATTAAAGAAGTACTGTACTGGAATCCTCAGGTGTTGGTGGACTTTCACGAGATGGGCTATCAGGCCACTTACTATTTTCCGCCCCCGGCTGAGGCTATCAACCGCAACATACCAGCCCAAACCCTGTCGTGGTGGGAAGTATTTGGCAGGGCTAACGCCCGGGCCTTTGATGCCCGTGGCTGGACTTATTTTACCCAGGAAGTCTTCGATGCTTTCTATCCCGGCTACGGTGATTCGTGGCCGGCTTTCAACGGGGCGGTGGGGATGACCTATGAGCAGGCATCGTCCGAGGGGCAAGAAATCGAGCGCCCTGACGGTACCATTCTGACGCTGAAAGAAGCCATCCAGCATCACTTTGTCAGCGGCGTCACCACCGTGGCCACAGCAGCCGATAACCGCCGCCAGCTGCTGCGGGATTTCAGCCGGCATTTTCAGAAAGGCATGGATCAGGGGAGTTCGGGAGAAGTCCGGGAGTACATCCTGCCGGTTTCGCCGGAGAGCCGGGTGAACCTGGATCTGGCGGCTGTCCTCCAGCAATTGGGAATCGAAATCCGGCAGGCGCAGGAGTCATTTTCCAACCGGCAGTTGGCGACCTTCCGGGGCCAGTCGCTAAGCCGAAAGACCTTCAACAAAGGCACCCTGATCATTCCCACTGCCCAGCCGCGCTATGTGCTGCTAAAAGCCCTCATTGAGCCTGACACGCCCATGGATGAGGCTTTCATCAAAGAGGAGCTGCAGCGGCATAAGGAGCGTCTTCCCGATCGCATCTACGACGTTACGGCCTGGTCGCTGCCCTTTGCCTACGACGCCACGGTTTACCTCGCTGGAGAGCCCTCCAAGGTCAAGACGAGGCCTTATGATGCTTCAGTTGGAATCTCAGCGCCCGGCAGGTTGACTGCTGACACCGAAAATATATATGCCTACCTCATTCCCTATACCAGCCATCATGCCCTGGCGGCACTGGCCCGTCTCTGGCGGGAAGGGGTGAAGGTCCATATCAGCCGGGAACCATTCAGCCAGAATGGCCGCTCCTTTCCCCGGGGGAGCCTGGTGGTATTTCCTGCCAACAATGGACCCGAGCTGCCCCAGGTGATGGATCAGGTGGCCCAAACCTACCCGCTGGACATCGTAGCTACTACCACCGGCTGGATGGATAAAGGGGTGAACCTGGGGAGCATGAACGTGGTGTTCCTGAAGCAGCCGAAAGTGCTGCTCCTCTTCCCGGACCGGCCCGTTTCCGCCTACAGCTACGGGGCTACCGCCTGGCTTATGGAACAGGTCTATGGCCTGCCTTTCACGTCGCTGTGGCCCGCTCAACTGAGGCAGCTGGACCTGTATGAATACGACGTGCTGGTTCTGCCGCATGCCTGGGGCAATTACCGAGACGCTTTAGGCGACGAGTTGATGATCAAGGTCAAAGCGTGGCTACAAGCGGGTGGCACGGTCATCGGTCTGAAAGGGGGTGCGGCGTTTCTGACTGGCGCTGAATTGGAATTGACTTCCGTCGTATTGGTGGATGATGTACGCCCGGAGGAACAGACCCGGGAGAAAATCAAGAAACGTCGCGAAGAGAAGGAACAGATCGCCTATGAATTTCGACCCAAAGCGATTCCCGGTGCTATTTTTGAAGTACACCTGAATGGGTACCATTATTTAACTTATGGGTATGATGATAACACCTATGTGCATATCCAGTCCAGTTATATTTTCCTTCCCAGTGAGGACGGCATCAATGTGGCGGTCTTTCCCGAGGGTGGTGGTATGGTGAGTGGTTTTGCGTGGGACGGCGCTGATGCCCAGCTGTCTGACAAGGTCTACCTCGTGGATGAGCACGTTGGGAATGGTCATGTGATTCTGTTTGCCGATGATCCCAACTTCCGGGGGTATTGGCGTGGGCTGAGTAAACTGTTCATGAATGCGGTGATGCTGTCGCTCTCACTTAACCGCTAAGGGGACCGGCCACTGATTCCAGAAGACGTCATCATAACCCTTTGTGAGGTACCCGGTCTGGGAACCCGGAAGGTACGGGCCATACTGAACACCTACCCGGATATCACCGGCTGGCGGGATCTGCTGCAGCGGGACCTTAATCGAGTTGAGGGGATCTCAAGCACCCTGATCGAGCGGTTGCAGGCGACGGAACCTGACCTCGGACTTGTTATCCTTGAAAAGCTGTCCCGTCTCGATTCCCGCTATGTCCACTATTGGCATGAAGAATATCCCAGCCAACTGAAGGCGGTCTATGATGCCCCGGCGGGGCTGTACCTCAGGGGAGCAGGCAGCCTGCAAGTAGATTTCCTGGCGGTGGTGGGTACCCGTCAGCCCACCACCTATGGCCGGGAGCAGACCCGTCGCCTGTGCCACGAACTCGTGGCCGCCGGACTGGGCATTGTAAGCGGCTTCGCCCGGGGGATTGATACCGCCGCCCATCGAGCGGCAC belongs to Candidatus Neomarinimicrobiota bacterium and includes:
- a CDS encoding M14 metallopeptidase family protein, which encodes MTCRALLLVPVLMTALWADAPIRDWIPGTDYDPAIPTYTESLGYTPGEALTTHREMLRYLQTLAAASDKVIMRTYGRSYQGRDLVTVVISSLEHMARLDQIVADLQVLTDPRRSAERDRILEQTPAVVYLAYSVHGDEHSTTEAALLTAYHLASDLSEQTRKVLDNTVVVIDPLQNPDGRMRFISFWENTQALPSNPDPNAVEHNQGWISGRTNHYLFDLNRDWFPLTQRESQDKIKEVLYWNPQVLVDFHEMGYQATYYFPPPAEAINRNIPAQTLSWWEVFGRANARAFDARGWTYFTQEVFDAFYPGYGDSWPAFNGAVGMTYEQASSEGQEIERPDGTILTLKEAIQHHFVSGVTTVATAADNRRQLLRDFSRHFQKGMDQGSSGEVREYILPVSPESRVNLDLAAVLQQLGIEIRQAQESFSNRQLATFRGQSLSRKTFNKGTLIIPTAQPRYVLLKALIEPDTPMDEAFIKEELQRHKERLPDRIYDVTAWSLPFAYDATVYLAGEPSKVKTRPYDASVGISAPGRLTADTENIYAYLIPYTSHHALAALARLWREGVKVHISREPFSQNGRSFPRGSLVVFPANNGPELPQVMDQVAQTYPLDIVATTTGWMDKGVNLGSMNVVFLKQPKVLLLFPDRPVSAYSYGATAWLMEQVYGLPFTSLWPAQLRQLDLYEYDVLVLPHAWGNYRDALGDELMIKVKAWLQAGGTVIGLKGGAAFLTGAELELTSVVLVDDVRPEEQTREKIKKRREEKEQIAYEFRPKAIPGAIFEVHLNGYHYLTYGYDDNTYVHIQSSYIFLPSEDGINVAVFPEGGGMVSGFAWDGADAQLSDKVYLVDEHVGNGHVILFADDPNFRGYWRGLSKLFMNAVMLSLSLNR